From Pseudomonas poae, the proteins below share one genomic window:
- a CDS encoding LysR substrate-binding domain-containing protein, translated as MRQPTFDLDVLRTFVLGAQLNSFARAAERLGRSTSAVSAQLKKLEEQIGTPVLSKAGRGLALTPVGEVLLSHARRLLELNDSIFAALDQTRTAGTLRLGVQEDFAEHVLSSTLRRFTQVYPMISLQVRIARNAELLELIDSAGLDLALTWATENTSPYVTPLGQTPMHWIGPRDTPLLPRAEGAPLPLVMFDAPCVLRSAATEALDRAGIPWRIALTSPSVGGIWAAVDAGLGVTLRTRVGLPAHLRVLDDLPPVPSLGYELHSNQLQPTPAVAHLASLIQSSLEP; from the coding sequence ATGCGCCAGCCGACCTTCGATCTTGATGTACTGCGCACCTTTGTCCTTGGGGCGCAGCTCAACAGTTTTGCCCGGGCCGCCGAACGACTGGGACGCTCCACCTCGGCGGTCAGCGCACAACTCAAGAAGCTCGAAGAGCAGATCGGCACGCCGGTATTGAGCAAAGCCGGGCGCGGCCTGGCGTTAACCCCGGTGGGCGAGGTATTGCTGAGCCATGCGCGCAGGTTGCTGGAACTCAATGACAGTATTTTCGCTGCGCTTGACCAGACCCGCACGGCGGGCACCTTGCGCCTGGGTGTACAGGAAGATTTTGCTGAACACGTGCTCAGCAGCACCTTGCGCCGGTTTACTCAGGTGTATCCGATGATCAGCCTGCAAGTGCGGATTGCCCGCAATGCCGAGCTGCTGGAACTGATCGATAGCGCCGGCCTGGACCTCGCGCTGACGTGGGCCACCGAGAATACCTCGCCCTACGTAACACCGCTGGGTCAAACGCCGATGCACTGGATCGGGCCTCGCGACACGCCGCTGTTGCCGCGTGCAGAAGGCGCGCCACTGCCGTTGGTGATGTTCGACGCGCCGTGCGTGCTGCGCAGCGCAGCGACCGAAGCACTTGACCGCGCGGGCATTCCCTGGCGCATTGCCCTGACCAGCCCCAGCGTCGGCGGTATCTGGGCCGCCGTCGATGCCGGCCTGGGGGTGACATTGCGCACGCGAGTGGGCTTGCCCGCCCATCTGCGTGTACTGGATGACCTGCCGCCGGTGCCCTCACTGGGCTATGAGCTGCACAGCAATCAACTGCAGCCCACGCCGGCCGTGGCACACCTGGCCAGCCTGATCCAGAGCAGCCTCGAGCCTTAG
- a CDS encoding NAD(P)H-dependent oxidoreductase, which produces MHALIVVAHHDPQSLTHAVAAQVAAGLEACGHTFEVADLAAEGFDPRYTAADHRVHRSRATPPADVLAEQARIDRADAVVLVFPIYWWSLPGLLKGWVDRVFVNGWAIDYGPDMPVVKKLRHLRVHLLALGAADDSAFDRHGYAKAMRTQIDYGIFDYCGAQVVTSELLLESESASAETHLHTARRLGQQMFGRETA; this is translated from the coding sequence ATGCACGCACTCATCGTGGTTGCTCATCACGACCCACAATCCCTCACTCACGCCGTGGCGGCGCAGGTGGCCGCCGGCCTGGAAGCCTGCGGCCATACCTTCGAAGTCGCCGACCTCGCCGCCGAAGGCTTCGACCCGCGTTACACCGCCGCCGATCATCGTGTGCACCGCAGCCGCGCCACGCCACCGGCCGACGTACTGGCGGAACAAGCGCGTATCGACCGCGCCGACGCCGTGGTGCTGGTGTTCCCGATTTATTGGTGGTCGCTGCCGGGCCTGCTCAAGGGCTGGGTTGATCGGGTATTCGTCAACGGCTGGGCAATCGACTATGGCCCGGATATGCCGGTGGTGAAAAAGCTGCGGCACTTGCGCGTGCATCTGCTGGCCCTGGGCGCCGCCGATGACAGTGCGTTTGATCGGCACGGCTATGCGAAGGCGATGCGTACGCAGATCGACTACGGCATCTTTGATTACTGTGGCGCGCAGGTGGTGACGTCCGAGTTGTTGCTGGAGTCGGAAAGCGCAAGCGCCGAGACCCATTTGCACACCGCCCGCAGGTTGGGGCAGCAGATGTTCGGGCGCGAAACCGCCTAA
- a CDS encoding TetR/AcrR family transcriptional regulator produces the protein MSSTESPAPRRRLSREDRLRQLLDVAWQLVRDEGTEALTLGRLAELAGVTKPVVYDHFVTRAGLLAALYEDFDSRQNQVFAEALQTAAATLQDRAWVIASCYVDCVLLQGREIPGVIAALSSSPELQTLKREYEAIFLSKCRDALSPFAPGGKVSQVGLRAMLGAAEALSQAAATGEVSREEAQQELLATILAMVNRGRA, from the coding sequence ATGTCAAGCACTGAGTCCCCTGCCCCACGTCGGCGATTAAGCCGTGAAGATCGCCTGCGTCAATTACTCGATGTGGCCTGGCAGCTGGTGCGCGATGAAGGCACCGAAGCCCTGACCCTGGGCCGCCTGGCGGAACTGGCGGGCGTGACCAAGCCGGTGGTCTATGACCATTTCGTCACGCGTGCAGGGTTGTTGGCCGCGCTCTATGAAGACTTCGATAGCCGTCAGAACCAGGTATTTGCCGAGGCACTGCAAACCGCTGCCGCCACGCTGCAAGACCGCGCCTGGGTGATCGCTTCCTGCTATGTGGACTGTGTATTGTTGCAGGGCCGCGAGATTCCTGGGGTAATTGCCGCGCTGAGCAGTTCGCCGGAACTGCAAACCCTCAAGCGCGAATACGAGGCGATTTTCCTCAGCAAATGCCGCGACGCGCTGTCGCCCTTTGCGCCCGGCGGCAAGGTCTCGCAGGTCGGCCTGCGGGCCATGCTCGGCGCGGCGGAAGCCTTGTCCCAGGCGGCGGCCACTGGCGAGGTGAGCCGCGAAGAAGCGCAACAGGAGTTACTGGCCACGATCCTGGCGATGGTCAACCGCGGGCGGGCTTGA
- a CDS encoding GNAT family N-acetyltransferase, with protein sequence MSSLTRYTTPCPEPINAQILQMVVDNLTDISSVALAPSNLLYNIYQYAIGFEVHLYLEALNGQKGIAVELVVATEAEQLVGFCLYLPVKDDPQACGIVFMAVHARHRRQGVARAMMGEVLAHYPHAELACAVEKVPAFQAMGFQIRGARGTQVLMNTRDYATDGLMGVLDVAPIYSSLEVRQIHTYLLQKHGKRAMVDAEKQRDRHLDQLTRKVRLFVNEHLS encoded by the coding sequence ATGTCCAGCCTTACCCGCTACACCACACCTTGCCCCGAGCCGATCAATGCGCAGATCCTGCAGATGGTGGTGGACAACCTCACCGACATCAGCAGCGTCGCGCTGGCGCCGAGCAACCTGCTTTACAACATCTATCAGTACGCCATCGGCTTTGAGGTGCACCTCTACCTGGAGGCGCTGAACGGCCAGAAGGGCATCGCGGTTGAGCTGGTGGTGGCGACGGAGGCGGAACAGCTGGTCGGTTTTTGCCTGTACCTGCCCGTCAAGGATGACCCCCAAGCCTGTGGCATTGTGTTTATGGCGGTGCACGCCAGGCATCGCCGCCAGGGTGTGGCACGGGCAATGATGGGCGAGGTGCTGGCGCATTATCCTCACGCCGAGCTGGCGTGTGCCGTGGAGAAGGTGCCGGCGTTCCAGGCCATGGGCTTTCAGATACGCGGCGCACGCGGCACCCAGGTGCTGATGAACACACGCGATTACGCCACCGACGGGCTGATGGGCGTGTTGGACGTGGCGCCGATCTACAGCTCGCTCGAGGTCCGACAGATTCATACCTACCTGCTGCAAAAGCATGGCAAGCGGGCGATGGTGGACGCGGAGAAACAGCGCGACCGGCACCTGGATCAGCTGACACGCAAGGTTCGGCTGTTTGTGAATGAACACCTGAGCTGA
- a CDS encoding CAP domain-containing protein — protein MRVLSLMMGLTTLAAGTVFCASAMANEESQLVQQINEYRSHVQRCGDQGSQELPPLASDTRLVLPATNVGDLQQSLARAAYPMVNVQAISLSGPKDAQAAMKAVRESFCRVVLDPQFVDIGVSNSGQDWRIVLARPLLSSGLGDWQTEGKQLLGLINAARAQPRQCGTQAFTATTPLSWNDDLAGAANSHTRNMANGNFFDHLDHDGRTPGDRAELAGYIAKNIGENIAAGLDTPRKVVDGWLASPGHCANLMNPQFRELGAAYAMDPKSDAGIYWTGVFGTSQ, from the coding sequence ATGCGCGTGCTGTCATTGATGATGGGTCTGACGACGCTGGCCGCCGGTACGGTGTTCTGCGCCAGCGCGATGGCAAATGAAGAATCTCAACTGGTGCAACAGATCAACGAATACCGCAGCCATGTGCAACGCTGCGGCGACCAGGGTTCCCAGGAACTGCCACCGCTGGCCAGCGACACGCGGCTGGTGCTGCCGGCGACGAATGTCGGCGACTTGCAGCAGTCGCTGGCGCGGGCCGCCTACCCGATGGTCAACGTGCAGGCGATCAGCTTGTCCGGCCCCAAGGACGCCCAGGCGGCCATGAAGGCGGTGCGCGAAAGCTTCTGCCGCGTGGTGCTGGACCCGCAATTTGTCGACATCGGCGTGAGCAACAGCGGCCAGGACTGGCGCATCGTGCTCGCCCGCCCACTGCTGTCCAGCGGACTGGGGGACTGGCAAACCGAAGGCAAGCAACTGCTCGGTCTGATCAACGCCGCCCGCGCCCAGCCGCGCCAATGCGGTACTCAAGCATTTACCGCCACCACGCCCCTGTCCTGGAACGATGACCTGGCCGGTGCGGCCAACAGCCACACGCGCAACATGGCCAATGGAAATTTCTTCGACCACCTCGACCATGACGGCCGTACCCCCGGCGACCGTGCCGAACTGGCGGGGTATATCGCAAAGAACATCGGCGAAAACATCGCCGCCGGGCTCGACACCCCGCGCAAGGTGGTGGATGGCTGGCTCGCCAGCCCAGGCCACTGCGCCAACCTGATGAACCCGCAATTTCGCGAGTTGGGCGCCGCCTATGCCATGGACCCGAAGAGTGACGCCGGGATTTATTGGACGGGCGTATTCGGCACATCGCAATAG
- the glgB gene encoding 1,4-alpha-glucan branching protein GlgB, with protein sequence MSFTHKEPLQPKLTALPASKDVEALVRAEHHDPFSILGPHDDEQGGQFIRAFLPEALSVQVLSREGGETLGSLDATQVPGLFVGHFGTRQGYLLKIQWAGGEQITEDPYSFQQLLLGEMDLYLFAEGNHRDLSSCLGAQVTSVDGVQGVRFAVWAPNARRVSVVGDFNIWDGRRHPMRLRHPSGVWEIFIPRLQPGAAYKYEILGANGILPLKADPMALATQLPPDTASKVAAPLQVDWQDHAWMQSRVERQKTTAPLSIYELHVGSWQCELDEAGEVARQYNWRELAERLVPYVQQLGFTHVELMPIMEHPFGGSWGYQALSQFAPTARFGSPEDFAYFINALHQADIGVILDWVPAHFPTDTHGLAQFDGTALYEYANPLEGFHQDWDTLIYNLGRTEVHGYMLASALHWLKHFHIDGLRVDAVASMLYRDYSRKAGEWVPNRHGGRENLEAIDFLRHLNDVVALEAPGALVIAEESTAWPGVSQPTQQGGLGFNYKWNMGWMHDSLHYIQQDPVYRAHHHNELSFGLVYAWSERFILPISHDEVVHGKHSLIDKMPGDRWQKFANLRAYLAFMWMHPGKKLLFMGCEFGQWREWNHDQQLDWYLLQYAEHKGVQKLVGDLNRLYREEPALHEQDDAPQGFQWLIGDDAINSVFAWLRWSKDGKPVLVVANFTPVPRAAYAVGVPFAGRWSEVLNSDAEQYAGSNYGNGGAVFTQDEPRHGQAVSLSLNLPPLGVLILRPEAV encoded by the coding sequence ATGAGCTTTACACATAAAGAACCGCTGCAGCCGAAGCTGACTGCATTGCCGGCGTCCAAGGACGTCGAAGCGCTGGTGCGCGCCGAGCACCATGACCCGTTCTCGATTCTCGGGCCACACGACGACGAGCAGGGGGGCCAATTTATCCGCGCCTTTCTGCCGGAGGCGCTGAGCGTCCAGGTGCTGAGCCGTGAGGGCGGCGAGACGTTGGGCAGCCTGGATGCGACTCAGGTGCCGGGTTTGTTTGTCGGGCACTTCGGCACTCGCCAAGGCTATTTGCTGAAAATCCAGTGGGCCGGTGGCGAGCAGATCACCGAAGACCCCTACAGCTTCCAGCAACTGTTGCTGGGTGAAATGGACCTGTACCTGTTTGCCGAAGGCAATCATCGCGACCTCAGCAGCTGCCTGGGCGCCCAGGTGACCAGTGTCGACGGGGTACAAGGTGTGCGTTTTGCCGTGTGGGCGCCGAATGCGCGGCGGGTTTCGGTGGTGGGCGACTTCAATATCTGGGATGGTCGCCGGCACCCGATGCGCCTGCGGCATCCGTCCGGCGTGTGGGAAATCTTTATCCCGCGCCTGCAACCGGGCGCGGCCTACAAGTATGAAATTCTTGGCGCCAACGGGATTCTGCCGCTCAAGGCTGACCCGATGGCACTCGCTACCCAGTTGCCCCCCGACACGGCCTCGAAAGTTGCCGCGCCGTTGCAAGTGGACTGGCAGGACCATGCCTGGATGCAATCGCGGGTTGAGCGCCAGAAAACCACGGCGCCGCTGTCGATTTATGAGCTGCATGTAGGTTCGTGGCAGTGCGAGCTGGACGAGGCGGGCGAGGTGGCGCGTCAATACAACTGGCGTGAGCTGGCCGAGCGCCTGGTGCCGTATGTGCAGCAACTGGGGTTCACCCACGTTGAACTGATGCCGATCATGGAGCACCCGTTTGGCGGCTCCTGGGGCTATCAGGCGCTGTCACAGTTCGCACCGACGGCGCGCTTTGGTTCGCCGGAAGATTTTGCCTACTTCATCAATGCACTGCATCAGGCCGATATCGGCGTAATCCTCGACTGGGTGCCGGCGCATTTTCCTACGGATACCCACGGCCTGGCGCAATTCGACGGCACCGCGCTGTACGAATACGCCAACCCGCTGGAAGGCTTTCACCAGGATTGGGACACCCTGATCTACAACCTGGGCCGCACTGAAGTTCACGGTTATATGCTGGCCTCGGCCCTGCATTGGCTCAAACACTTCCACATTGACGGCCTGCGCGTGGATGCGGTGGCCTCGATGCTGTACCGCGATTATTCGCGCAAGGCCGGGGAGTGGGTGCCTAACCGCCATGGCGGTCGCGAGAACCTGGAAGCCATCGACTTCCTGCGGCACTTGAACGACGTGGTGGCCCTGGAAGCCCCCGGCGCGCTGGTAATTGCCGAGGAATCCACCGCCTGGCCCGGCGTCAGCCAGCCGACCCAACAGGGCGGCCTGGGTTTTAACTACAAATGGAACATGGGCTGGATGCATGATTCGCTGCACTACATCCAGCAGGATCCGGTGTATCGCGCCCATCACCATAACGAGCTGAGCTTTGGCCTGGTGTATGCCTGGTCCGAGCGCTTTATCCTGCCGATCTCTCACGATGAAGTGGTGCACGGCAAACACTCGCTGATCGACAAGATGCCCGGCGATCGCTGGCAGAAATTTGCCAACCTGCGCGCTTACCTGGCCTTTATGTGGATGCACCCCGGTAAGAAATTGCTGTTTATGGGCTGCGAATTCGGCCAGTGGCGCGAGTGGAACCACGACCAGCAGTTGGACTGGTACCTGCTGCAGTATGCCGAACACAAAGGCGTGCAGAAGCTGGTCGGCGACCTCAACCGCTTGTACCGCGAAGAGCCGGCCCTGCACGAGCAGGACGACGCGCCTCAGGGGTTCCAGTGGCTGATCGGCGACGATGCGATCAACAGCGTCTTTGCCTGGCTGCGCTGGAGCAAGGATGGCAAGCCGGTGCTGGTGGTGGCCAACTTTACTCCGGTGCCCCGTGCGGCGTATGCAGTCGGCGTGCCGTTTGCCGGGCGCTGGAGCGAGGTGCTCAACAGTGATGCCGAGCAGTATGCGGGCTCCAATTACGGCAATGGCGGTGCGGTGTTTACCCAGGATGAACCGCGTCACGGGCAAGCGGTATCGCTGTCGTTGAATCTGCCGCCGCTGGGGGTGCTGATTCTGCGGCCGGAAGCGGTTTAA
- the treS gene encoding maltose alpha-D-glucosyltransferase: MAKKPKAATFIKDPLWYKDAVIYQVHVKSYFDSNNDGIGDFPGLIAKLDYIADLGVNTIWLLPFYPSPRRDDGYDIAEYRGVHSDYGTMADARRFIAEAHQRGLRVITELVINHTSDQHPWFQRARKAKPGSAARDFYVWSDDDQKYDGTRIIFLDTEKSNWTWDPVAGQYFWHRFYSHQPDLNFDNPQVMKAVLSVMRYWLDMGIDGLRLDAIPYLIERDGTNNENLPETHGVLKQIRAEIDAHYPDRMLLAEANQWPEDTQLYFGDKKGDDGDECHMAFHFPLMPRMYMALAQEDRFPITDILRQTPEIPANCQWAIFLRNHDELTLEMVTDKERDYLWNYYAADRRARINLGIRRRLAPLMERDRRRVELLNSLLLSMPGTPTLYYGDEIGMGDNIYLGDRDGVRTPMQWSIDRNGGFSRADPASLVLPPIMDPQYGYQSVNVETQAQDPHSLLNWTRRMLAVRKQSKAFGRGSLKMLSPSNRRILAYTREFTGEDGHNEIILCVANVSRSAQAAELDLSAFAGMVPVEMLGGNAFPPIGQLNFLLTLAPYGFYWFVLAAENQMPSWHVEPAQSMPDFTTLVLKKRMEELLEEPCRTTLEQTSLPAWLPKRRWFAGKDTAIDSVRIAYGVRFGDAQHPVLLSELEVTAGGQVSRYQLPFGFLGEDQFTSALPQQLALARVRRVRQVGLVTDAFSLEHFIRAVIQGLQAGTVLDSSDGELRFEGTRHLARLQLTDESPVRYLSAEQSNSSVVVGESLVLKLIRKVSAGVHPELEMSAYLTAADYPNISPLLGSMIRRDGEGQDNLLMIAQGYLSNQGDAWSWTQNNLERAIRDELAEAISEQEQHYNALGELADFAGLLGQRLGEMHQVLGAPTSNKDFMPEATTTKDTQAWAKDVGAQIDRALQLLKQHQSQLNPEDQALVSALLDQKKAIAGHVQALAKATLGGLRIRVHGDLHLGQVLVVKGDAYLIDFEGEPARPLHERRGKHSPYKDVSGVLRSFDYAAAMALNVQGVDHSPQADASRKRVTERYLKEARQAFIQAYQAATSTLAHDWQDAKGQDAALTLFSLEKAAYEVAYEAENRPTWLPVPLQGLHGLLSRLTPISKTVRGGETS, from the coding sequence ATGGCGAAGAAACCCAAGGCTGCCACCTTTATCAAAGACCCGCTCTGGTACAAGGACGCGGTGATCTATCAGGTTCACGTCAAATCCTATTTCGACTCCAATAACGACGGCATCGGCGACTTTCCGGGCCTGATCGCCAAACTCGACTACATTGCCGATCTCGGCGTAAACACCATCTGGTTGCTGCCGTTCTATCCCTCGCCGCGTCGCGATGACGGTTACGACATCGCCGAATACCGTGGGGTGCACAGCGACTACGGCACCATGGCCGATGCCCGGCGTTTTATCGCCGAGGCCCACCAGCGTGGCCTGCGGGTAATTACCGAGCTGGTCATCAACCACACCTCCGACCAGCACCCCTGGTTTCAGCGGGCGCGCAAGGCCAAGCCGGGTTCGGCGGCACGCGACTTCTACGTGTGGTCCGATGACGACCAGAAATACGACGGCACTCGCATCATCTTCCTCGACACCGAGAAGTCCAACTGGACCTGGGACCCGGTCGCCGGCCAGTATTTCTGGCACCGTTTCTATTCGCACCAACCGGACCTCAACTTCGACAACCCGCAGGTAATGAAGGCCGTGTTGTCGGTGATGCGCTACTGGCTGGACATGGGCATCGACGGCCTGCGCCTGGACGCTATCCCGTACCTGATCGAGCGCGACGGCACCAACAACGAAAACCTGCCCGAAACCCATGGTGTGCTCAAGCAGATCCGCGCCGAGATCGATGCGCATTATCCCGACCGCATGTTGCTGGCCGAAGCCAATCAATGGCCAGAAGACACGCAACTGTACTTCGGTGACAAAAAGGGCGATGACGGCGACGAATGCCATATGGCCTTCCACTTCCCGCTGATGCCGCGCATGTACATGGCGCTGGCCCAGGAAGATCGCTTCCCTATTACCGACATTCTGCGCCAGACCCCGGAGATCCCGGCCAATTGCCAATGGGCGATCTTCTTGCGCAACCACGATGAGCTGACCTTGGAGATGGTCACCGACAAAGAGCGCGACTACCTGTGGAATTATTACGCCGCCGACCGCCGCGCACGCATCAACCTGGGCATTCGCCGGCGACTGGCGCCACTGATGGAGCGTGACCGTCGGCGGGTCGAGTTGCTGAACAGCCTGCTGTTGTCGATGCCCGGCACGCCGACCCTGTATTACGGCGATGAAATCGGCATGGGTGACAACATCTACCTCGGCGACCGCGATGGCGTGCGCACGCCGATGCAGTGGTCCATCGACCGCAACGGTGGCTTCTCCCGCGCCGACCCGGCCAGCCTGGTGCTGCCGCCGATCATGGACCCGCAATACGGCTACCAGTCGGTCAACGTTGAAACCCAGGCCCAGGACCCGCATTCGCTGCTCAACTGGACCCGCCGCATGCTGGCGGTGCGCAAGCAGTCCAAGGCGTTTGGCCGCGGCAGCCTGAAGATGCTCTCGCCGAGCAACCGCCGCATCCTCGCGTATACACGTGAGTTCACCGGCGAAGACGGGCACAACGAGATCATCCTGTGCGTGGCCAACGTGTCACGCAGTGCCCAGGCGGCCGAGTTGGACCTGTCGGCCTTCGCCGGCATGGTGCCGGTGGAGATGCTCGGCGGTAACGCCTTCCCGCCGATCGGCCAACTGAACTTCCTGCTGACCCTGGCGCCGTATGGCTTCTACTGGTTTGTACTGGCGGCGGAAAACCAGATGCCGAGCTGGCATGTGGAACCCGCGCAGAGCATGCCGGACTTCACCACCCTGGTGCTGAAAAAACGCATGGAAGAGCTGCTCGAAGAACCGTGCCGCACCACGCTGGAACAGACCTCGCTGCCGGCCTGGCTGCCCAAGCGGCGCTGGTTCGCCGGCAAGGACACGGCCATCGACAGCGTGCGTATTGCCTACGGCGTGCGCTTTGGCGATGCGCAGCATCCGGTATTGCTCAGCGAGCTGGAGGTGACGGCCGGGGGCCAGGTCAGTCGTTATCAGTTGCCGTTCGGCTTCCTCGGGGAAGACCAGTTCACCAGTGCCTTGCCCCAGCAACTGGCCCTGGCCCGCGTGCGGCGTGTGCGGCAGGTGGGGCTGGTGACCGATGCGTTCAGCCTTGAGCATTTTATCCGTGCGGTGATCCAGGGCTTGCAAGCCGGCACGGTACTGGATTCCAGCGACGGCGAGCTGCGCTTTGAAGGCACCCGGCACCTGGCTCGGTTGCAACTGACGGACGAGTCGCCGGTGCGCTACCTGTCGGCCGAACAATCCAACAGTTCGGTGGTGGTCGGTGAGAGCCTGGTGCTCAAGCTGATCCGCAAAGTCAGCGCCGGGGTACATCCGGAGCTGGAAATGAGCGCTTACCTGACCGCCGCCGATTACCCGAATATCTCGCCGCTGCTGGGTTCGATGATTCGCCGCGATGGCGAGGGCCAGGACAACCTGTTGATGATTGCCCAGGGCTACCTGAGCAACCAGGGCGATGCCTGGAGCTGGACCCAGAACAACCTTGAACGCGCCATCCGCGATGAGCTGGCCGAAGCCATTTCCGAGCAGGAACAGCACTACAACGCCCTGGGCGAACTGGCAGACTTTGCCGGGTTGCTCGGGCAGCGCCTGGGCGAGATGCACCAGGTGCTGGGTGCGCCGACCAGCAACAAAGACTTCATGCCCGAGGCCACCACCACCAAGGATACCCAGGCCTGGGCCAAGGATGTGGGCGCGCAGATCGATCGCGCGCTGCAGTTGCTCAAGCAGCACCAAAGCCAATTGAACCCTGAGGATCAGGCATTGGTCAGTGCTTTGCTGGATCAGAAAAAAGCCATTGCCGGCCACGTGCAGGCGTTGGCGAAAGCCACGTTGGGCGGCCTGCGTATTCGGGTGCATGGTGATTTGCACCTGGGCCAGGTGCTGGTGGTGAAGGGCGATGCCTACCTGATCGACTTTGAAGGCGAGCCGGCGCGACCGCTGCATGAACGGCGCGGCAAGCACAGCCCGTATAAAGATGTGAGCGGCGTGTTGCGCTCCTTCGACTACGCGGCGGCCATGGCCCTGAATGTACAGGGGGTGGACCACTCGCCGCAGGCGGACGCCTCGCGCAAACGCGTGACCGAGCGTTATCTGAAGGAAGCGCGCCAGGCTTTTATTCAGGCTTATCAGGCGGCTACGTCTACACTGGCGCATGACTGGCAGGATGCCAAAGGCCAGGACGCAGCGCTGACGTTGTTCAGCCTGGAGAAGGCCGCGTATGAAGTGGCGTACGAAGCGGAAAATCGCCCGACCTGGCTGCCGGTGCCCCTGCAAGGGTTGCACGGCTTGCTGAGTAGGCTTACACCTATATCGAAAACTGTACGCGGTGGGGAGACGTCATGA